The following are encoded in a window of Rhodomicrobium lacus genomic DNA:
- a CDS encoding bifunctional acetate--CoA ligase family protein/GNAT family N-acetyltransferase, which produces MSIQNLQYFFAPKSIAVIGASERPRSVGNIVMRNLLDGRFAGPILPVNPRREAVAGVLTYKSVADLPLCPELAVICTPGPAVPGVIDDLGKRGTRAAIVAADMSDPDALLDAARRYDLRLLGGASLGVCVPKANLYANFAHMQAHPGRVAFVSQSGALCAAALDWAKPRGIGFSCVVSLGDAVEIDFADLMDYLSKDEETKAILLHIETIRERRGFVSAARAAARNKPVLILKGGNRASSHSIGHFLSETLASPDGAFDATVRRAGALRVYSIDELFAAVETLSRTKQVRGERLAILSNAGGAALMAIDEINTAERGSIADLSEKTLSQLAKVLPRGRLIANPVDLGAGASADDYAAALKVLSEALEVDGILIIHAPNAMTDSSEIARSVIEAQKRYRSGVLACWLGGETASAALALFAEAGLCSYNSIGAAVGGFGHIVQHRRNLAMLMETPPADLANFAPDRATARSIVESGLSRPDGVLSEPDSRRLLASYGIPTLESILVETADEAAVVAERIGYPVAVTLSSPDLPRKWDAGAVALNLENAEAVRSAADGIMRRVRNIAPEVRIEGFALQRMVVWPHSRQLMMGISCDPLFGPVLVFGEGGRAVELVRDHTVALPPLNLPLARQMIDRTRISKRLEAHGLRPKANRDAIAQALVRLSALLVDNPEITACDINPLFANHQGVVAVDARIQLAASDDTDSRRFSILPYPSGMEEAATLHDGSPIVLRPIRPEDEPAHADLIGRTSPQDLRYRFFGSTQKLQHHQLARMTQIDYDREMAFIATATGTDGHASTLGVVRTVTDPDNKRAELAILVRSDLKGTGLGSILMDRIIRYHRTRKTDEIGAQVISGNEPMLRLAAKFGFAAVTGDDPELVECTLRLID; this is translated from the coding sequence ATGTCCATTCAGAATTTGCAGTATTTCTTCGCTCCGAAATCGATAGCGGTGATCGGTGCGAGCGAGCGTCCGCGTTCGGTCGGCAATATTGTCATGCGCAACCTTCTGGATGGGCGTTTCGCCGGGCCGATACTTCCAGTCAATCCGCGAAGAGAGGCGGTGGCCGGCGTTCTCACCTACAAAAGCGTTGCCGATCTGCCGCTTTGCCCGGAATTGGCGGTGATTTGTACGCCCGGCCCGGCAGTCCCCGGCGTCATCGACGATCTCGGCAAAAGGGGAACTCGCGCCGCCATCGTTGCGGCCGACATGAGCGACCCCGATGCTCTGCTCGACGCCGCCCGTCGATACGACCTGCGTCTTCTCGGCGGCGCGAGCCTCGGCGTTTGCGTGCCGAAAGCTAACCTCTACGCGAACTTCGCCCACATGCAGGCGCACCCGGGTCGTGTGGCTTTTGTCTCCCAGTCTGGCGCCTTGTGCGCGGCCGCTCTCGATTGGGCGAAGCCCCGCGGTATCGGCTTTTCCTGCGTCGTGTCGCTCGGTGACGCGGTCGAGATCGATTTCGCCGACTTGATGGACTATCTGTCCAAGGACGAAGAGACGAAAGCGATCCTGCTCCACATCGAGACAATTCGCGAACGGCGCGGGTTTGTTTCCGCCGCGAGAGCCGCCGCGCGAAACAAGCCGGTTCTTATCCTCAAGGGCGGCAATCGCGCCTCCAGCCATTCCATCGGTCACTTTCTGTCCGAGACGCTTGCTTCGCCGGATGGCGCTTTCGATGCGACCGTCAGGCGCGCTGGAGCACTGAGAGTGTACTCCATCGATGAGTTGTTTGCGGCGGTGGAAACCTTGTCTCGGACGAAGCAGGTACGCGGCGAGCGTCTCGCGATCCTGTCGAACGCCGGCGGTGCGGCCCTCATGGCAATCGACGAGATCAACACGGCGGAGCGCGGCTCTATTGCCGACCTTTCGGAGAAGACGCTTTCGCAGCTGGCGAAGGTGCTCCCGCGTGGCCGACTCATTGCAAATCCCGTCGATCTTGGCGCAGGCGCGTCGGCGGACGACTACGCGGCCGCGCTGAAGGTACTGTCCGAGGCGCTTGAGGTTGACGGCATCCTCATCATTCACGCACCGAACGCGATGACGGACAGTTCCGAAATCGCGCGCTCTGTCATCGAGGCGCAGAAGCGCTACCGAAGCGGCGTGCTGGCCTGCTGGCTCGGCGGCGAAACGGCGAGCGCCGCGCTCGCCCTTTTCGCTGAAGCGGGCCTTTGCAGCTATAATTCCATCGGCGCGGCGGTTGGCGGTTTCGGCCATATCGTACAGCACCGCCGCAATCTTGCGATGCTGATGGAAACGCCTCCGGCGGATCTCGCGAACTTCGCGCCCGACCGTGCGACGGCGCGATCCATCGTGGAGAGCGGGCTTTCGCGTCCCGATGGCGTGCTGAGCGAGCCAGATAGCCGCCGCCTGCTTGCTTCCTACGGCATTCCGACGCTCGAAAGCATTCTCGTCGAGACCGCCGACGAAGCAGCGGTGGTGGCCGAGCGCATCGGCTATCCCGTGGCCGTGACGCTCTCCTCTCCCGATCTGCCTCGCAAATGGGATGCAGGCGCGGTCGCGCTGAACCTCGAAAACGCCGAGGCCGTGCGCTCCGCCGCCGACGGCATCATGCGGCGCGTCCGGAATATCGCCCCCGAAGTCCGGATCGAGGGCTTTGCGCTCCAGCGCATGGTGGTGTGGCCGCATTCGCGCCAGTTGATGATGGGCATTTCCTGCGATCCGCTGTTCGGACCGGTTCTCGTCTTCGGGGAGGGGGGGCGCGCCGTAGAGCTCGTGCGGGATCACACGGTTGCGCTGCCGCCGCTGAACCTTCCGCTTGCACGCCAGATGATCGACCGCACGCGCATTTCAAAGCGGCTTGAAGCGCACGGCCTGCGACCGAAAGCTAATCGGGACGCCATCGCTCAAGCGCTCGTGCGTCTTTCGGCCTTGCTCGTCGACAACCCGGAGATAACGGCCTGCGATATTAACCCGTTATTCGCGAACCATCAGGGTGTCGTCGCGGTCGACGCTCGCATTCAGCTCGCGGCTTCTGACGACACGGACTCGCGCCGTTTCTCGATCCTGCCATATCCCTCCGGGATGGAAGAAGCAGCAACGCTTCATGACGGCTCCCCGATCGTTCTGCGACCAATCCGACCGGAGGACGAGCCCGCTCACGCCGATCTCATCGGCCGAACGAGCCCGCAAGATCTGCGCTATCGCTTTTTTGGCTCCACGCAGAAATTGCAGCATCACCAACTCGCCCGCATGACGCAGATCGACTACGACCGGGAAATGGCGTTCATCGCCACCGCCACGGGAACGGATGGTCACGCGTCCACGCTTGGCGTGGTGCGCACGGTTACCGATCCCGACAACAAGCGGGCGGAACTTGCCATCCTCGTACGGTCGGATCTCAAGGGAACCGGCCTCGGCAGCATCCTGATGGACAGGATCATTCGCTATCATCGCACGAGGAAGACTGACGAGATCGGAGCGCAGGTGATTTCCGGCAACGAGCCGATGCTGAGGCTTGCCGCCAAATTCGGCTTCGCGGCCGTGACCGGAGACGATCCGGAACTTGTGGAATGCACGCTGCGCCTTATCGACTGA
- a CDS encoding acetyl-CoA C-acyltransferase, which translates to MREACIYGGLRTPIGRHAGALAAVRPDDMAAHVIRAALAASPFDPADVEDVILGCACQAGEDARNVGRHAALLAGLPQEVGGATVNRLCGSGMNAVIDAARAVTLAEADLIVAGGVESMTRAPFVIAKPQAAYGRDTAIYDTTIGARFVNPRLVGTYGNDTMPETADNIAHDLGISRTEADAFALASQEKTARAIKEGFYEGEIVAVEIPGRRGEAIRVSADEHPRPETTRETLARLKPLAEGGLVTAGNSSGINDGAAAVILGSRSAGERAGAAPLAVLRAAAVAGVAPRIMGVGPVPASAKVLERAGLKLGDMDLIEINEAFATQVIGCCRLMGIDPSDSRLNPNGGAIALGHPLGASGARLVLTAARQLQRSGGRYALVTMCIGVGQGIAAVLERA; encoded by the coding sequence ATGCGCGAAGCATGCATCTATGGCGGGTTGCGCACGCCTATAGGCCGACACGCGGGGGCGCTTGCCGCCGTCCGGCCCGACGATATGGCGGCGCACGTCATCCGCGCCGCGCTCGCAGCCTCTCCTTTTGACCCGGCGGACGTGGAAGACGTCATCCTTGGCTGTGCCTGCCAGGCTGGCGAAGATGCGCGCAACGTCGGTCGACATGCGGCGCTTCTCGCGGGGCTACCGCAAGAGGTTGGCGGCGCGACGGTGAACCGGCTCTGCGGCAGCGGCATGAACGCGGTAATCGACGCTGCGCGTGCGGTTACGCTCGCAGAGGCGGACCTGATTGTGGCGGGTGGCGTCGAGTCGATGACGCGCGCGCCTTTCGTCATCGCAAAGCCGCAGGCCGCATACGGGCGCGATACCGCGATTTACGACACGACCATCGGTGCGCGGTTCGTCAATCCCCGGCTCGTCGGGACTTACGGCAATGACACGATGCCCGAGACAGCGGACAACATCGCGCACGACCTCGGTATTTCGCGCACAGAAGCTGACGCTTTCGCGCTCGCCTCGCAGGAGAAGACCGCGCGCGCCATCAAGGAAGGCTTTTACGAGGGCGAGATCGTCGCCGTGGAGATCCCCGGCAGGCGCGGAGAGGCTATCAGGGTCTCAGCTGACGAGCATCCGCGCCCCGAAACCACCCGCGAAACTCTCGCCCGGCTGAAGCCGCTTGCTGAAGGCGGCCTCGTCACGGCGGGAAATTCTTCGGGCATCAATGACGGCGCGGCGGCGGTTATCCTCGGAAGCCGCAGCGCGGGCGAAAGGGCGGGCGCGGCACCTCTCGCGGTCCTGCGCGCGGCGGCGGTCGCTGGCGTTGCACCCCGCATCATGGGTGTCGGCCCGGTGCCAGCTTCCGCAAAGGTCCTCGAACGCGCGGGGCTCAAGCTTGGCGATATGGACCTGATCGAAATCAACGAGGCCTTCGCCACACAGGTCATCGGCTGCTGCCGCCTGATGGGGATCGATCCGTCCGACAGTCGCCTCAACCCGAACGGCGGAGCAATCGCGCTTGGCCACCCGCTCGGCGCATCCGGCGCTCGGCTCGTGCTGACGGCGGCCCGGCAGTTGCAGCGTTCCGGCGGCCGCTATGCGCTCGTTACGATGTGCATTGGAGTCGGACAAGGCATCGCCGCCGTCCTCGAACGGGCCTGA
- a CDS encoding benzoate-CoA ligase family protein, producing the protein MGLLVGAGAEIRFPQVFNVASEFIDRHLREGRAAKVAVRTRKGDTTYRELYEGVNRTANFLDAAPVGRGERVLMIVKDSVEFFFVFWGAIKAGVVPVPVNTLLRAKDYAFIIENSACAGLIYSPEYAGEVEAALASIPHQPGLVLKIADDGDTLASRIAPYSAEFTAVEASPTDECFWLYSSGSTGNPKGAVHLQRDMVVSSEFYGVRTLGAVEDDVFFSAAKLFFAYGLGNGMTFPLWVGGTAVLLDEKPTPSNTFAMIETYRPTLFFGVPTLYAAQLQALENVTPDLSSLRMCVSAGEALPADIFRRWREHTGTLILDGVGSTEALHIFISNRVGQFKPGSSGLVVEGYDAKVVDEAGRTVPTGETGRLFIKGLSMAKYYWRNPEKTAETMLGEWINTGDTYYRDEDGYFFYCGRSDDMLKVGGIWCSPFEIESTLIEHPTVFEVAVVGRADTEGLVKPEAWIVLHDEARPTEALEDELRTFCKTKLAPYKFPRRFHFVDSLPKTATGKIQRYRLRAEE; encoded by the coding sequence ATGGGACTGCTGGTCGGGGCTGGGGCGGAAATTCGTTTCCCGCAGGTTTTTAATGTCGCCTCGGAGTTCATCGACCGCCACCTTCGCGAGGGTAGGGCGGCGAAGGTCGCCGTGCGAACCCGAAAAGGAGACACCACCTACCGCGAGCTTTACGAAGGCGTGAACCGCACGGCCAACTTCCTTGACGCCGCGCCAGTCGGCCGTGGCGAGCGCGTCCTGATGATCGTGAAGGACAGCGTCGAGTTCTTCTTCGTGTTCTGGGGAGCGATCAAGGCGGGCGTCGTTCCCGTGCCGGTCAATACGCTTCTGCGCGCGAAGGATTACGCCTTCATCATCGAAAATTCGGCGTGTGCCGGGCTCATCTATTCGCCGGAATATGCGGGCGAAGTCGAGGCGGCGCTCGCAAGTATTCCGCACCAGCCGGGGCTCGTCCTGAAGATTGCCGACGATGGCGATACGCTTGCGAGCCGGATCGCGCCCTATTCCGCCGAGTTCACCGCCGTCGAGGCTTCGCCCACCGATGAATGCTTCTGGCTTTATTCGTCGGGCTCGACGGGCAATCCGAAGGGCGCTGTTCATCTTCAACGCGACATGGTCGTTTCGAGCGAATTCTACGGCGTCCGAACGCTCGGCGCGGTCGAAGACGATGTGTTCTTTTCAGCTGCAAAGCTGTTCTTCGCCTATGGCCTCGGCAACGGGATGACATTTCCGCTCTGGGTCGGCGGCACTGCGGTGCTGCTCGACGAGAAGCCGACGCCGTCGAACACGTTTGCCATGATCGAGACCTACCGCCCGACCCTGTTTTTCGGCGTTCCCACGCTTTATGCAGCCCAGCTGCAGGCGCTTGAAAATGTGACGCCTGATTTGTCGTCGCTACGCATGTGCGTCTCTGCGGGCGAGGCGCTTCCCGCCGATATCTTCCGCCGGTGGCGCGAGCACACGGGCACCCTCATCCTCGACGGGGTCGGCTCGACGGAAGCGCTTCACATCTTCATCTCGAACCGCGTCGGCCAGTTCAAACCCGGATCGAGCGGCCTCGTCGTGGAAGGCTACGACGCCAAGGTCGTCGACGAGGCGGGCCGCACCGTGCCGACCGGCGAAACGGGGCGCCTCTTCATCAAGGGGCTTTCGATGGCCAAATACTATTGGCGAAACCCCGAGAAGACCGCCGAGACGATGCTCGGCGAATGGATCAATACCGGCGACACCTATTATCGCGACGAAGACGGCTATTTCTTCTACTGCGGCCGCTCGGACGACATGCTGAAGGTCGGTGGCATCTGGTGTTCGCCCTTCGAGATCGAATCGACCCTCATCGAACACCCGACCGTTTTCGAGGTGGCCGTGGTCGGTCGCGCGGACACGGAAGGGCTCGTGAAGCCCGAAGCCTGGATCGTGCTGCACGACGAGGCACGACCGACCGAAGCGCTCGAAGACGAATTGCGCACCTTCTGCAAGACGAAACTCGCGCCCTACAAATTTCCCCGCCGTTTCCATTTCGTGGACAGCCTGCCCAAGACCGCGACCGGGAAGATCCAGCGCTACCGTTTGCGCGCGGAGGAATAG
- a CDS encoding GNAT family N-acetyltransferase, translated as MTKEQAFIIRPASAADIEHIVRLDAAVTSMPKSTYWEALFKDCQSRRNQHFLLVAVKGDVLVGFIAGEIRAWEFGSPPCGWVFAIAVDPNTRLSGMGADLFQAICDAFRRAGITKVRTMVARDAQLVMSFFRAQGMMAGPFVELEKDLDE; from the coding sequence ATGACGAAAGAACAGGCCTTCATTATCCGCCCTGCCAGCGCCGCCGATATCGAGCATATCGTTCGCCTCGATGCCGCCGTTACGTCGATGCCGAAGTCGACATACTGGGAGGCGCTCTTCAAGGATTGCCAGTCGCGGCGGAACCAGCATTTCCTGCTCGTCGCCGTCAAAGGCGATGTCCTTGTCGGGTTCATCGCTGGAGAAATCCGTGCGTGGGAATTCGGCTCGCCGCCGTGTGGCTGGGTTTTCGCAATCGCGGTCGATCCGAATACCCGGCTGTCGGGCATGGGCGCCGACCTTTTCCAGGCAATCTGCGACGCCTTTCGCCGCGCCGGTATAACAAAGGTTCGCACCATGGTCGCTCGCGATGCGCAACTCGTCATGTCTTTCTTCCGCGCCCAGGGAATGATGGCCGGGCCGTTTGTAGAACTAGAGAAGGATCTCGACGAATGA
- a CDS encoding Rrf2 family transcriptional regulator: MRLQVATRHAIFSVLELASQPDRQMSAVDIAEKYSISPNHLAKVLRTLGREGIVDAARGVGGGYRFVGNPKRLTLFDIIAIFEPIGPTTGGIEAGDDTSEGQALRLVMNEIEDTARATLSSITIDTMLKIARRSSAPKPSERRSVSR, translated from the coding sequence ATGAGGCTTCAGGTCGCGACACGGCACGCCATTTTTTCGGTTCTGGAACTGGCCTCTCAGCCTGACCGGCAGATGTCGGCAGTCGATATCGCGGAGAAATACTCTATCTCGCCGAACCATTTGGCCAAGGTTTTGCGCACGCTTGGCCGGGAGGGGATCGTCGATGCCGCGCGCGGCGTTGGCGGCGGCTATCGCTTTGTCGGCAATCCAAAGCGCCTGACCTTGTTCGATATCATCGCTATCTTCGAGCCCATCGGACCGACAACGGGCGGCATCGAGGCGGGCGACGACACGAGCGAGGGGCAAGCCCTGCGCCTTGTGATGAACGAGATCGAGGATACGGCCCGCGCGACGCTGTCCTCGATCACCATCGATACCATGCTCAAGATCGCCCGACGCAGCAGCGCGCCAAAGCCGTCAGAGCGTCGAAGCGTCAGCCGATAA
- the fabG gene encoding 3-oxoacyl-ACP reductase FabG codes for MTQRENDAFAERTAIVTGGSRGIGRAIAEGLKAGGARVVIFDRTEGDATGMEFRAVDIANSAAVAAAVGALDRPADLLVNNAGITRDRSLTKMSDEEWQGVLDVNLTGAFMMLRAVAPAMCAQGFGRIVNIVSINGLRGKFGQANYAASKAGLVGLTKTAARELGPKGVTVNAVAPGMVLTEMTLALAEDVRRKALDESALKKLPGVGDIADAVLFLLSDRASFITGQVLKVDAGQYI; via the coding sequence ATGACGCAGAGAGAAAACGACGCCTTCGCGGAGCGCACCGCCATCGTGACGGGCGGATCGCGCGGCATCGGGCGCGCCATTGCCGAAGGGTTGAAGGCGGGCGGCGCGCGCGTCGTCATCTTCGACCGCACCGAAGGTGACGCGACGGGAATGGAGTTCCGCGCGGTCGACATCGCAAACAGCGCTGCGGTTGCGGCGGCGGTCGGCGCGCTCGATCGCCCGGCTGACCTCCTCGTCAACAATGCCGGCATCACCCGTGACCGCTCGCTGACGAAGATGAGCGACGAGGAATGGCAAGGGGTGCTGGACGTGAACCTCACGGGCGCGTTCATGATGCTTCGCGCGGTTGCTCCGGCGATGTGCGCGCAAGGTTTCGGGCGCATCGTGAACATCGTATCGATCAATGGCCTGCGCGGAAAGTTCGGGCAGGCGAACTATGCCGCATCCAAGGCGGGGCTCGTCGGGCTGACGAAAACCGCCGCCCGCGAGCTTGGGCCAAAGGGCGTGACCGTGAACGCCGTCGCGCCCGGCATGGTGCTGACCGAAATGACGCTCGCCCTCGCCGAAGACGTCCGTCGCAAGGCGCTCGATGAAAGCGCGTTGAAAAAGCTGCCGGGCGTCGGCGATATCGCGGATGCGGTGCTGTTCCTCCTGTCCGATCGCGCCAGCTTCATCACCGGACAGGTGCTGAAGGTCGACGCGGGCCAGTATATCTGA
- the bcrD gene encoding benzoyl-CoA reductase subunit D has protein sequence MSAIITAGVDIGSGCVKTVLFEIDGDKTRWLGKELSRIRSRDPFLLADEIYDAMLSKAGVSRGDVAYVASTGDAENLRFATGHFYSMTTHGRGAVYLNPDARAVLDIGALNGRAIRIDGGGKVLTYKMTSQCASGSGQFLENIARYLGIAHDEIGMLSQKADNPERVSSICAVLAETDVINMVSRGISAANILKGIHLSMAVRLAKLLKSIGATDGVVQMTGGLALDTGLVAALNEALVKEKVALVAESHPDSIYAGAVGGALWGAFRHQKLSRLEAVAA, from the coding sequence ATGAGTGCTATCATTACAGCGGGCGTGGACATCGGTTCTGGCTGCGTCAAGACGGTTCTGTTTGAGATCGATGGTGACAAGACGCGCTGGCTCGGAAAAGAGCTGTCGCGAATCCGCAGTCGCGATCCGTTTCTGCTCGCCGATGAAATCTACGACGCGATGCTCTCCAAGGCTGGCGTTTCCCGAGGCGACGTCGCGTATGTCGCCTCCACCGGCGATGCGGAAAACCTGCGCTTTGCGACGGGTCATTTCTATTCGATGACGACGCATGGGCGCGGGGCAGTTTACCTCAATCCGGACGCCCGCGCGGTGCTCGATATCGGCGCTCTCAACGGCCGCGCGATCCGCATCGACGGCGGCGGCAAGGTGCTGACCTACAAGATGACGAGCCAGTGTGCGTCGGGCTCGGGCCAGTTTCTGGAGAACATCGCGCGCTATCTCGGCATCGCCCACGACGAAATCGGCATGCTTTCCCAGAAGGCCGACAACCCCGAGCGCGTGTCCTCGATTTGCGCGGTGCTTGCGGAAACGGACGTCATCAACATGGTGTCGAGGGGAATTTCAGCGGCGAATATTCTCAAGGGTATCCATCTGTCGATGGCGGTGAGGCTCGCCAAGCTCTTGAAATCCATCGGTGCGACCGACGGCGTGGTGCAGATGACGGGCGGTCTCGCGCTCGACACGGGGCTCGTCGCGGCGCTGAATGAGGCGCTCGTCAAGGAGAAGGTCGCACTCGTGGCGGAGAGCCACCCGGACTCGATCTATGCCGGGGCTGTCGGCGGTGCGCTCTGGGGAGCATTCCGGCATCAGAAGCTGTCGCGCCTCGAAGCGGTCGCGGCCTGA
- the bcrA gene encoding benzoyl-CoA reductase subunit A, translating to MRCFIGIDLGSTTTKAVVMDENQTVLGRGITNSRSNYDTAAAVSKQEALVDTRLTLFRRSLEAVPGTADVAEAVLADLERNFRHIQFVEQLEDLERTCIGNVKGPRFAGREKPVIEALAETFRRLREHSATQFAPGFRRKSDFFRDLAGGDFMHNGEAVCREAGLAFDLILNIYDKSIIKVENRPPAGDIEGKFVRALEMESLDQSLIAAPVKSALSIPLEETYVVGTGYGRVRLPFPKEHIRSEILCHGLGAHIMYPGTRTVLDIGGQDTKGIQVDPAGIVENFQMNDRCAAGCGRYLGYIADEMNMGLQELGPLAMQSTKQVRINSTCTVFAGAELRDRLALGEKREDILAGLHRAIILRAMSILSRAGGVKDQFTFTGGVAKNEAAVRELRKLIKENYGDVQININPDSIYTGALGGAAFAVRAVLN from the coding sequence ATGCGTTGCTTCATCGGCATCGACCTCGGTTCCACGACCACGAAAGCCGTGGTGATGGACGAAAACCAGACTGTGCTCGGTCGCGGCATCACCAACTCGCGCTCCAATTACGACACCGCCGCAGCGGTCTCGAAGCAGGAAGCGCTCGTCGATACGCGGCTCACGTTATTTCGCCGCTCGCTCGAAGCCGTTCCCGGAACAGCAGACGTCGCAGAAGCGGTTCTGGCCGACCTTGAACGGAATTTCCGACACATCCAGTTCGTCGAACAACTTGAAGATCTGGAGCGCACCTGCATCGGCAACGTGAAAGGCCCGCGCTTCGCGGGGCGCGAAAAGCCGGTCATCGAAGCGCTGGCGGAGACGTTCCGGCGGCTTCGCGAGCACTCGGCGACCCAGTTCGCCCCCGGTTTTCGCCGCAAGTCCGACTTTTTCCGCGACCTCGCGGGCGGCGACTTCATGCACAATGGCGAGGCCGTCTGCCGCGAGGCGGGGCTCGCCTTCGACCTCATTCTCAACATCTACGACAAGTCGATCATCAAGGTTGAGAACCGTCCGCCTGCGGGGGACATCGAAGGCAAGTTCGTTCGCGCGCTGGAAATGGAATCGCTTGATCAGTCGCTGATCGCCGCGCCGGTGAAAAGCGCTCTCTCTATCCCGCTCGAAGAAACCTACGTCGTCGGCACGGGCTACGGCCGCGTGCGACTTCCCTTCCCGAAGGAGCACATCCGCTCGGAAATCCTTTGCCACGGGCTCGGCGCGCACATCATGTATCCGGGAACCCGCACCGTGCTCGACATCGGCGGACAGGACACGAAGGGTATTCAGGTCGATCCGGCGGGCATCGTCGAAAACTTTCAGATGAACGACCGCTGCGCGGCGGGTTGCGGGCGCTATCTCGGCTACATCGCGGACGAGATGAACATGGGCCTTCAGGAGCTTGGGCCGCTCGCCATGCAGTCGACGAAGCAGGTGCGCATCAACTCCACCTGCACCGTGTTCGCGGGCGCCGAACTTCGCGACCGCCTCGCGCTCGGCGAGAAGCGCGAGGACATCCTGGCGGGGCTGCATCGGGCGATCATCCTGCGCGCCATGTCGATCCTGTCGCGCGCCGGTGGCGTGAAGGACCAGTTCACGTTTACCGGCGGCGTCGCGAAGAATGAGGCTGCGGTGCGCGAACTGCGGAAGCTCATCAAGGAAAACTACGGCGACGTGCAGATCAACATCAATCCGGACTCCATCTACACCGGGGCGCTTGGCGGCGCGGCGTTTGCCGTGCGCGCGGTCCTGAACTGA